A window of Sphingorhabdus lacus contains these coding sequences:
- a CDS encoding sterol desaturase family protein produces the protein MNTGIPPLDILLTKGQYVFAFDFGRYLIAASVTFSIVWLLRRTALRQRKIQAREATPADMRREFLQSMQSAIVYTVGAAFLIWGSQNGIFKRFDGSFGIGTDLLILAAIIIAHDAYFYWAHRFMHHPKLFKHFHYAHHRSITPTPWAAYSFAIPEALVMFMFVPIWQFFVPTPGWVMFTWLNFQIIRNAMGHAGFEFFPRWWLATPLTSWINTTVHHDLHHHGGFNTNYGLYFTWWDKWMGTEHPKYHVKFAEVVNRGKEDAPLPEAIHA, from the coding sequence ATGAACACCGGAATTCCTCCCCTCGATATATTGCTGACCAAAGGGCAATATGTTTTTGCTTTTGACTTCGGACGCTATCTGATTGCGGCGAGTGTCACATTTTCCATAGTCTGGTTGTTACGCCGGACCGCTTTACGCCAACGCAAGATCCAGGCGCGTGAGGCGACACCAGCCGATATGCGGCGCGAATTCTTGCAGTCGATGCAGTCCGCGATCGTCTACACGGTGGGCGCGGCATTCCTCATTTGGGGAAGCCAGAACGGTATTTTCAAACGGTTCGACGGCAGCTTCGGCATCGGGACCGACCTGCTGATCCTAGCCGCCATCATCATCGCGCATGATGCCTATTTCTACTGGGCGCATCGCTTCATGCACCATCCCAAATTGTTCAAGCATTTCCATTATGCCCACCACCGGTCGATCACTCCGACACCTTGGGCCGCCTACAGCTTTGCGATACCGGAAGCCTTGGTGATGTTCATGTTCGTGCCCATCTGGCAGTTTTTCGTGCCAACGCCGGGCTGGGTCATGTTCACCTGGCTGAATTTCCAGATCATCCGCAACGCCATGGGCCATGCGGGCTTTGAATTTTTCCCGCGCTGGTGGCTCGCGACGCCCCTGACAAGCTGGATCAACACGACGGTGCATCATGACTTGCACCATCATGGCGGCTTCAACACCAATTACGGCCTATATTTTACGTGGTGGGACAAATGGATGGGGACCGAACACCCCAAATATCATGTGAAATTCGCTGAAGTCGTAAATCGTGGCAAGGAAGATGCCCCTCTGCCCGAGGCGATCCACGCCT
- a CDS encoding TonB-dependent receptor: MRSHSLPISISLLLASTAFPAFAQTADDEEQAYEGEIIVTAQKREERLIDVPVTLSAVSGARLKELGVSDLDELANYIPGLNIQEQSANNPGVVIRGITSDSGSAQQAARVTLYYNGVDISRSRGSYQDIYDIERIEVIKGPQATLFGTASAVGAISIISARPEAGFSGSVTGGIGNFNQRQLGGHLNIGSDEIAARVAFAFKKRDGYVNNLAPGQEDLNGQNQLGVRGSLRFTPSDELTADLILTYDRQRNPGTAFVSRALPTTSGPGNPFGDAFLGGSPRSLQDLYQEKLGLTRDVYDVNYTVNWEFDDNWALTMVNGYRKFDSLEVFDADGSAAWYLEFTELAKGDQFNHETRFAYTDDKFRGSFGFNYFHENSIQNVPFSSEEGTFLQCAARLIPGLPCIAANGTVSAAGATAILTGGRFTQVPYSSVFENQGRNDSYSMFADGTWIPTPALEITAGARVLIEKRRSGFYARVPRSLISGGASLIPGQVDTGGQTFRTEDSFAAVLPRLNLLYRFSDDFNAYATVSKGRRSATVQLGARATATGPVANFTPVLAENVWNYEIGVKGSSGMFSGSIGAYYLTYDNFQVSVVLPNGTTQTQSAGTATNKGVEAELTIKPASWLSVFGNIGYIDGGIDDKPTIAANFRGAKFRLQPDVQAAAGFTIDAPMGGITFFATPSVTYRSKIFFEIPNNNLISQEAVTLVNVNAGFRFGGDRFEVAAFARNLLNEDYLLDAGNTGGAFGIPTFIPAEPRLYGIRVGAKF, translated from the coding sequence ATGCGTTCACATTCTCTCCCAATTTCAATCTCTCTTTTATTGGCATCAACCGCTTTTCCGGCATTTGCGCAGACAGCGGACGATGAAGAGCAAGCTTATGAAGGTGAGATCATCGTTACCGCACAAAAGCGCGAAGAAAGGCTGATTGATGTTCCCGTAACCCTGAGCGCCGTTAGCGGTGCACGTTTGAAGGAACTGGGCGTCAGCGACCTGGACGAACTGGCGAACTATATCCCCGGCCTCAATATCCAGGAGCAGAGCGCGAACAACCCAGGTGTTGTCATTCGCGGTATCACATCGGATTCCGGCTCTGCGCAGCAGGCCGCACGCGTCACGCTCTATTATAATGGCGTCGACATTTCCCGTTCGCGCGGTTCCTATCAGGATATTTATGACATTGAACGGATCGAGGTCATCAAGGGACCGCAGGCGACGCTGTTTGGAACCGCATCTGCCGTTGGCGCGATCAGCATCATTTCGGCACGCCCCGAAGCCGGATTTTCCGGATCAGTCACCGGCGGTATCGGCAATTTCAATCAGCGCCAACTGGGCGGCCACCTGAACATCGGTTCGGACGAGATCGCCGCGCGCGTCGCCTTCGCGTTCAAAAAGCGCGACGGTTATGTCAACAATCTGGCTCCGGGTCAGGAAGACCTTAATGGCCAGAACCAGTTGGGCGTCCGGGGTTCGCTCCGCTTTACACCAAGCGATGAGCTGACGGCTGACCTGATCCTTACCTATGATCGCCAACGCAACCCCGGCACCGCCTTTGTCTCGCGCGCCTTGCCGACGACCTCGGGACCGGGCAATCCATTTGGCGATGCGTTCCTTGGCGGGTCGCCGCGTTCCTTGCAGGATTTATATCAGGAAAAGCTGGGCCTTACCCGCGACGTGTATGACGTCAATTACACCGTGAACTGGGAATTTGACGATAATTGGGCACTGACTATGGTCAATGGCTACCGCAAATTTGACTCGCTTGAGGTTTTCGACGCCGACGGTTCTGCCGCATGGTATCTGGAATTCACCGAGCTTGCCAAAGGCGACCAGTTCAACCACGAAACCCGCTTTGCCTATACCGACGACAAATTCCGCGGTTCGTTCGGGTTCAACTATTTTCATGAAAACAGCATCCAGAATGTGCCTTTCTCCAGCGAAGAAGGCACGTTCCTGCAATGCGCCGCTCGCCTCATTCCGGGGTTGCCCTGTATTGCGGCAAACGGCACCGTTTCCGCCGCGGGGGCAACAGCGATTTTGACCGGCGGGCGCTTTACCCAAGTTCCGTACAGTTCGGTTTTTGAAAATCAGGGACGCAACGACAGCTATTCCATGTTCGCAGATGGCACATGGATTCCGACCCCCGCCCTTGAAATCACGGCAGGCGCACGCGTGCTGATCGAAAAGCGCCGCTCGGGCTTTTATGCACGGGTGCCACGTTCGCTGATTTCCGGCGGCGCATCGCTTATTCCGGGCCAGGTCGATACCGGCGGGCAAACCTTCCGGACCGAGGATAGTTTCGCCGCTGTCTTGCCGCGCCTGAATTTGCTTTACCGCTTCTCGGATGATTTCAATGCCTATGCGACCGTGTCCAAAGGCCGCCGGTCCGCGACGGTGCAATTGGGTGCGCGGGCAACGGCAACGGGCCCTGTCGCCAACTTTACGCCTGTTCTGGCGGAGAATGTATGGAACTATGAAATCGGCGTAAAGGGTTCTTCAGGCATGTTTTCGGGGTCCATTGGTGCCTATTATCTGACCTATGATAATTTTCAGGTGAGCGTCGTCTTGCCGAACGGCACCACGCAGACCCAAAGCGCCGGAACCGCCACCAACAAGGGGGTTGAGGCCGAACTGACGATCAAACCGGCTAGCTGGCTGAGCGTGTTCGGGAATATCGGCTATATTGATGGAGGTATCGACGACAAGCCAACGATTGCGGCCAACTTCCGTGGCGCGAAGTTCCGGTTGCAACCCGATGTCCAGGCCGCCGCAGGCTTCACCATCGACGCCCCGATGGGCGGCATCACCTTCTTTGCCACGCCTTCGGTCACCTACCGCAGCAAGATTTTCTTCGAAATTCCGAACAATAATCTGATCAGCCAGGAAGCCGTGACTTTGGTCAATGTGAACGCAGGTTTCCGCTTTGGCGGCGACCGGTTCGAAGTGGCCGCCTTCGCCCGCAACCTGTTGAATGAAGACTATCTGCTCGATGCCGGAAACACCGGTGGTGCCTTTGGCATTCCGACCTTCATTCCAGCCGAACCGCGCCTGTACGGCATCCGGGTCGGTGCAAAGTTCTGA
- a CDS encoding AraC family transcriptional regulator — MDYFNHIDMMARGGAISLLALWSWILLRDHGPSLAARLAVLMNAAICCYLLVTAGWYREPNIFGLFLALGAGATPGLFWLFTRAWFSDEDRVKPGAVLLVALSVINTGVTQLSFPEDGPFNAVSGVLFRVAMLGFAAAAFWEVWKSREGDLVEPRRKMRPRIIAVVGFYVVVIAFAEVAAHNEIADKSIIRIVGSTIILVVLAFCAALFQMRQADLFGPTAPVQRSNLPKAQPDDGLSEKLLAHMAREMAHRDETLSIAKLAQQLGEQEYRLRRTINQQLGHRNFTSFLNGYRLAEVKAALSDPTQRDVPIITIALDAGFGSLGPFNRAFREAEGMTPSAFRALKAG; from the coding sequence ATGGACTATTTCAACCATATCGACATGATGGCACGCGGGGGTGCCATTTCCCTGCTCGCGCTGTGGAGCTGGATTCTTCTCCGCGATCATGGTCCGTCCTTAGCGGCCCGTCTGGCCGTGCTGATGAACGCTGCGATCTGTTGCTATTTGCTGGTCACAGCAGGTTGGTACCGGGAACCCAATATATTCGGCTTGTTCCTCGCTCTGGGAGCCGGTGCGACGCCAGGTCTTTTCTGGCTGTTCACCCGCGCATGGTTCAGCGACGAAGACAGGGTGAAACCAGGTGCCGTTCTTCTCGTCGCCCTATCGGTGATCAACACCGGCGTTACGCAGTTGTCCTTCCCCGAAGATGGCCCGTTCAATGCTGTTTCGGGCGTTCTGTTTCGTGTGGCTATGCTCGGCTTCGCCGCCGCCGCCTTTTGGGAAGTGTGGAAAAGCCGCGAAGGCGACCTGGTCGAACCACGGCGCAAAATGCGGCCCCGCATTATTGCTGTGGTTGGATTTTATGTCGTTGTTATCGCCTTTGCGGAGGTTGCCGCACATAATGAGATCGCCGACAAGTCGATTATCCGTATCGTGGGAAGCACAATCATTTTGGTTGTTCTCGCCTTTTGCGCCGCCCTATTCCAGATGCGGCAGGCCGACCTGTTCGGTCCGACCGCGCCTGTACAACGGAGCAACCTTCCGAAAGCGCAGCCCGATGACGGATTATCCGAAAAACTGCTGGCGCATATGGCGCGCGAAATGGCGCATCGGGACGAAACCCTTTCGATCGCCAAGCTGGCCCAACAATTGGGCGAGCAGGAATATCGTTTGCGCCGGACGATCAACCAGCAACTGGGCCACCGCAATTTCACGTCCTTCCTGAACGGCTATCGCCTTGCCGAGGTGAAAGCGGCTCTCTCGGATCCGACGCAAAGGGACGTACCGATCATCACCATTGCCCTTGATGCAGGCTTTGGATCGCTGGGCCCATTCAACCGCGCCTTTCGCGAGGCAGAAGGCATGACGCCCAGCGCCTTTCGCGCATTGAAAGCTGGTTGA
- a CDS encoding UDP-2,3-diacylglucosamine diphosphatase: protein MPDWFHEQEPRSFQPKQKYRTVWISDVHLGTSGCNAELLLDFLHSIQCDTLYLVGDIVDGWRLRKGWYWPSSHNEVLRRILKMAHKGTRVVYVPGNHDEMFRDYVGLGFGGVELAHEAIHETADGRLLLVTHGDMFDSVVLYAKWLAFLGDTAYTFLLKANVWLNAVRRRLHLPYWSLSSYLKMRVKNAVSFIGKYEEAVARAALDRGVDGVVCGHIHHAEIRDIDGVTYYNDGDWVESCTALVEDKFGQMSIVDWAEHNRQRQQAAKREKALA, encoded by the coding sequence ATGCCCGATTGGTTCCACGAACAGGAACCGCGTAGTTTTCAACCCAAGCAGAAATACCGCACCGTCTGGATTTCGGATGTCCATCTGGGGACGTCGGGATGCAATGCTGAGCTGCTGCTCGATTTTCTGCACAGCATCCAGTGCGATACGCTCTATCTCGTCGGTGATATTGTTGACGGCTGGCGCCTTCGTAAAGGCTGGTATTGGCCGTCGAGTCATAATGAGGTTCTGCGCCGCATATTGAAAATGGCGCATAAGGGAACGCGGGTTGTCTATGTGCCGGGCAATCATGACGAGATGTTCCGCGATTATGTGGGGCTCGGCTTTGGCGGGGTCGAACTGGCGCATGAGGCTATCCACGAAACCGCCGATGGCCGCTTGCTGCTGGTCACCCATGGCGACATGTTCGACAGCGTCGTGCTCTACGCCAAATGGTTGGCCTTCCTCGGGGACACAGCGTACACCTTCCTGCTGAAAGCCAATGTCTGGCTGAACGCCGTCCGCCGCCGGTTGCATCTGCCTTATTGGTCGCTTTCCTCCTACCTTAAGATGCGGGTGAAGAACGCGGTTTCATTCATTGGCAAATATGAAGAGGCCGTGGCCCGTGCGGCGCTTGATCGCGGTGTCGACGGCGTTGTCTGTGGTCATATCCACCATGCCGAAATCCGCGATATCGACGGCGTCACCTATTATAATGACGGCGACTGGGTCGAAAGCTGCACGGCATTGGTCGAAGACAAGTTCGGGCAGATGTCGATCGTCGACTGGGCCGAACATAATCGCCAGCGCCAGCAGGCGGCCAAGCGCGAAAAGGCCTTGGCATGA
- a CDS encoding prephenate dehydratase, protein MDSYPAPALAKVKEMTAIATADPARAVAFQGAPGANSHLAALEYDPECHPLPCFSFEDAIDAVKDGTAARAIIPIENSLHGRVADIHFLLPESGLSIVAEHFMPIRHCLMAKTADAKLTTAMSHPQALGQCRHYLRAHDIIPVAYADTAAAAAFVAANDDPSAGAIAPPIAAEMYGLVAINDGVQDDASNTTRFVVLSRDPADRSAMDGTLMTTFIFEVKNIPAALYKAMGGFATNGVNMTKLESYQNGASFAATEFFADIEGAPGDAAVDRALDELRFHCNSVRLLGTYKQTRERG, encoded by the coding sequence ATGGATAGCTATCCCGCCCCTGCCCTCGCCAAGGTCAAAGAGATGACCGCCATTGCCACCGCAGACCCTGCGCGCGCCGTTGCATTTCAGGGCGCTCCGGGCGCAAATTCGCACCTGGCGGCGCTGGAATATGACCCTGAATGCCATCCACTTCCGTGCTTTTCCTTTGAAGACGCCATCGACGCGGTGAAGGACGGGACAGCGGCCCGGGCGATCATTCCTATTGAAAACTCGCTCCACGGCCGCGTGGCGGACATCCATTTCTTATTGCCCGAATCAGGTCTCAGCATCGTCGCCGAACATTTCATGCCCATTCGCCACTGCCTGATGGCCAAGACGGCGGACGCAAAACTGACCACGGCGATGAGCCATCCGCAAGCGTTGGGCCAATGCCGCCACTATTTGCGCGCACATGACATCATTCCGGTTGCCTATGCCGATACAGCCGCAGCCGCCGCCTTCGTCGCGGCCAATGACGACCCTTCGGCAGGCGCAATCGCCCCGCCCATTGCCGCCGAAATGTATGGGCTGGTCGCGATCAATGATGGCGTGCAGGATGATGCCAGCAACACGACGCGCTTTGTCGTGCTGTCACGCGACCCTGCGGACCGCTCCGCGATGGACGGCACCCTGATGACGACCTTCATATTCGAGGTGAAGAATATCCCAGCAGCGCTCTACAAAGCGATGGGCGGTTTTGCGACGAATGGCGTCAATATGACGAAGCTCGAGAGCTACCAAAATGGTGCCAGCTTTGCGGCAACCGAGTTTTTCGCCGACATTGAAGGTGCGCCGGGCGATGCCGCCGTCGACCGCGCGCTGGACGAGCTGCGCTTCCACTGCAACTCGGTGCGGCTGCTCGGAACTTACAAGCAAACCCGCGAACGCGGTTAA
- a CDS encoding DUF2171 domain-containing protein — protein MADLSNIKEHAEVIGADGVHVGTVDRVVGDRIKLTKEDGGEGHHKGHHHYISGGLVATVEDGTVRLSANADVAITFEEEEEGEEAAN, from the coding sequence ATGGCAGACCTTTCCAACATCAAGGAACATGCAGAAGTCATTGGCGCGGACGGCGTGCATGTCGGCACCGTCGACCGCGTTGTCGGCGACCGTATCAAGCTGACCAAAGAAGATGGCGGTGAAGGCCATCATAAAGGGCATCACCACTATATCAGCGGTGGCCTGGTCGCGACCGTCGAAGACGGCACCGTGCGCCTGTCGGCAAATGCCGACGTAGCGATCACATTTGAAGAGGAAGAAGAAGGCGAAGAAGCCGCCAACTGA
- the polA gene encoding DNA polymerase I: MSEQKHLYLVDGSAYIFRAYHRLPPLTNIHGEPVGAVYGYTTMLWKLADDLHQADGPTHMAVVLDKSSQSFRNEIYDLYKANRPEPPEDLRPQFPMIRDATRAFSLPMIEEDNVEADDMIASYAKAACAAGWDVTIVSSDKDLMQLVEPCVDMFDTMKNERIRAEEVIGKFGVGPEKVGDVLALMGDSVDNVPGVPGVGPKTATKLIQEFGDLESVLAAAPDMKPSKMRDNLIEHADKARLSKVLVTLKEDCPLPIPIEDMKLGAIPEEPLAAFLQHHGFNSLLKRIGQVANTAAANKAIAGNPKATSKGDGAASAPVAGKAALPPAMPPIDVNAYECVTTVDRLDHWISRAMETGLVAFDTETDSLEAVTARLVGFSLAVAPGEACYVPLGHGGTDLLAENPEQIPFAEALARLKLLLVEPSILKIGQNLKYDISVLAQHGLTIAPYDDTMVMSFALDAGDHGHGMDELARLHLGHECISYKSVTGTGKSQIGFAEVPLSDATKYAAEDADVTLRLWHHLKLRLSPDKVTTVYELVDRPLVPVLSKMECTGIKVDRAVLARLSGEFAAQMESLEKEIHELAGQPFTIGSPQQLGNILFEKMGHKGGKKGKSGQYSTDVTVLEDLAGQGVEIARKVLDWRQLAKLKSTYTDSLQEQINPKTGRVHTSYSLVGAQTGRLSSTDPNLQNIPIRTEMGRQIRDAFVAEPGNVILSADYSQIELRLAAHFADVAPLRDAFEKGEDIHARTAQEMFGEVNRDTRGRAKTINFSILYGISRWGLAKRLESTPDEAQALIDAYFKRFPGISNYIQETLATVRECGHSTTLFGRKTWFPRIKSANQAERQGSERAAINAPIQGTSADIIKRAMVRMGPALEAAGLPHVKMLLQVHDELVFELPEGDVAAASKVIEAVMADAAEPLVKLTVPLGVEIGTGTSWGAAH; the protein is encoded by the coding sequence ATGTCCGAACAGAAGCATCTCTACCTCGTCGATGGCTCCGCCTATATCTTCCGCGCCTATCACCGCCTGCCGCCACTGACCAATATTCATGGGGAACCGGTGGGGGCCGTTTACGGCTACACAACCATGTTGTGGAAGCTCGCCGACGATCTTCATCAGGCCGATGGCCCGACCCATATGGCGGTGGTTCTGGACAAAAGTTCGCAGTCGTTCCGCAACGAAATCTATGATCTCTACAAGGCCAACCGGCCCGAGCCGCCCGAAGATCTGCGCCCGCAATTCCCGATGATCCGCGACGCCACGCGCGCCTTTTCGCTGCCCATGATCGAGGAAGACAATGTCGAGGCGGACGACATGATTGCAAGCTATGCCAAGGCGGCGTGTGCAGCGGGATGGGATGTGACCATTGTTTCGTCCGACAAGGACCTGATGCAGTTGGTCGAACCGTGCGTCGACATGTTCGACACCATGAAAAATGAGCGCATCCGCGCCGAAGAAGTGATCGGGAAGTTCGGCGTCGGACCCGAAAAGGTCGGCGACGTGCTGGCGCTGATGGGCGACAGCGTGGACAATGTCCCGGGCGTTCCGGGCGTGGGCCCGAAGACTGCGACGAAGTTGATCCAGGAATTTGGTGACCTTGAAAGCGTGCTTGCCGCCGCGCCCGATATGAAGCCGTCGAAGATGCGCGACAATCTGATCGAACATGCCGACAAGGCGCGGCTGTCAAAAGTGCTGGTGACGTTGAAAGAAGATTGTCCGCTGCCGATCCCGATCGAGGACATGAAGCTGGGAGCGATTCCGGAAGAGCCCTTGGCTGCGTTCCTGCAACATCATGGCTTCAACTCGCTTCTGAAGCGCATCGGCCAAGTGGCCAATACCGCGGCGGCAAACAAAGCGATTGCAGGTAACCCCAAGGCGACGAGCAAAGGGGATGGTGCCGCAAGCGCGCCGGTTGCCGGGAAAGCCGCACTGCCGCCTGCAATGCCACCAATTGATGTGAATGCCTATGAATGTGTGACGACGGTTGACCGGCTTGATCACTGGATTTCGCGCGCGATGGAAACGGGACTGGTGGCCTTCGACACCGAAACCGACAGTCTGGAAGCGGTGACGGCGCGCCTTGTCGGGTTCAGCCTAGCCGTGGCGCCGGGGGAAGCGTGCTATGTGCCGCTTGGCCATGGAGGCACCGACCTGCTCGCCGAAAATCCGGAGCAGATTCCCTTTGCCGAAGCGCTGGCGCGGTTGAAGCTTTTGCTGGTCGAACCAAGCATTTTGAAGATCGGCCAGAATCTCAAATATGACATCAGCGTATTGGCGCAGCATGGCCTGACGATCGCGCCTTATGACGACACGATGGTGATGAGCTTTGCACTGGATGCGGGCGATCATGGCCATGGCATGGACGAACTGGCGCGTTTGCATCTGGGGCATGAATGCATCAGCTATAAAAGTGTGACTGGCACCGGCAAAAGCCAGATCGGCTTTGCGGAAGTGCCGCTATCCGATGCAACAAAATATGCGGCGGAGGATGCCGATGTTACGTTGCGTCTGTGGCACCATCTGAAATTGCGGTTGAGCCCGGATAAGGTGACAACGGTCTATGAACTGGTCGACCGTCCGTTGGTACCTGTCCTGTCGAAAATGGAATGCACCGGTATCAAGGTCGACCGCGCGGTATTGGCACGGCTGTCGGGCGAATTTGCCGCGCAGATGGAAAGCCTTGAAAAGGAAATCCACGAACTGGCGGGGCAACCCTTCACCATTGGTAGCCCGCAGCAATTGGGCAATATCCTGTTTGAGAAAATGGGGCACAAGGGTGGCAAAAAGGGCAAGTCCGGGCAATATTCGACCGATGTGACCGTGCTCGAAGATCTGGCCGGGCAGGGCGTGGAAATCGCACGCAAGGTGCTCGACTGGCGGCAATTGGCGAAGCTCAAATCAACTTATACCGACAGCTTGCAGGAACAGATCAACCCGAAAACAGGTCGCGTCCACACCAGCTATTCACTGGTCGGCGCGCAGACCGGGCGGCTGTCCTCGACCGATCCCAATTTACAGAATATTCCGATCCGCACCGAAATGGGCCGGCAGATCCGCGATGCCTTTGTCGCGGAACCCGGCAATGTCATCCTGTCGGCCGACTATAGCCAGATCGAGCTGCGCCTTGCCGCACATTTTGCCGATGTAGCGCCCTTGCGGGATGCCTTTGAAAAGGGTGAGGATATTCACGCGCGCACCGCGCAGGAAATGTTTGGCGAGGTCAATCGCGACACCCGCGGCCGCGCCAAGACCATCAACTTTTCGATCCTTTACGGCATTTCGCGCTGGGGCCTCGCCAAGCGCCTGGAATCCACGCCGGATGAGGCACAGGCCCTGATCGACGCCTATTTCAAACGCTTTCCGGGTATCTCCAACTATATTCAGGAAACGCTGGCGACGGTGCGGGAGTGTGGCCATTCCACGACTTTGTTCGGCCGCAAGACATGGTTCCCGCGGATCAAATCTGCCAACCAGGCGGAGCGGCAGGGAAGCGAGCGCGCTGCAATCAATGCACCGATTCAGGGGACAAGCGCGGACATTATCAAGCGTGCCATGGTCCGCATGGGACCGGCTTTGGAGGCAGCGGGGCTGCCCCATGTAAAGATGCTATTGCAGGTGCATGACGAATTGGTTTTCGAACTGCCCGAAGGTGACGTCGCCGCCGCCAGCAAGGTGATCGAGGCGGTGATGGCGGATGCTGCCGAACCGTTGGTAAAGCTGACCGTGCCACTGGGCGTGGAAATCGGAACAGGCACAAGCTGGGGCGCAGCGCATTAG
- a CDS encoding glycosyltransferase family 4 protein, whose protein sequence is MRIAIATDAWRPQINGVVRTLEMTVKLLRARGHEVCVMSPDQFRTVPCPGYGEIRLAVAPRFGLRKKLADFAPDIVHISTEGPIGWSTRRWCMVHKIPFTTAFHTRFPDYASVRTGLSPDYFWPVMRIFHKSSRAVLSATPRLSAELESRGIPHTRPWTRGIDTEIFKPGLAPHPALAALPKPILLSVGRVAIEKNLESFLGAAVAGTKVVVGDGPALEELKRRYPDALFMGSLNGTELAQAYAAADVFVFPSKTDTFGLVMIEALACGVPVAGYPVPGPLDIIGAEGLGPFDELTAPVGSVSESLSFAITQALSCSRIAAARYGAQFTWDRAADQFLAALYAARERALELA, encoded by the coding sequence ATGAGGATCGCGATAGCAACGGACGCCTGGCGTCCGCAGATTAATGGCGTCGTGCGCACCTTGGAGATGACCGTAAAGTTGCTCCGCGCACGCGGCCATGAAGTTTGCGTCATGAGCCCAGACCAGTTTCGCACCGTGCCCTGTCCGGGCTATGGCGAAATACGCCTGGCCGTCGCGCCGCGCTTTGGACTGCGCAAGAAACTGGCCGATTTCGCGCCGGACATTGTCCACATCTCGACCGAAGGGCCGATTGGGTGGAGCACAAGGCGCTGGTGCATGGTGCACAAGATACCCTTCACCACGGCCTTCCACACCCGCTTTCCCGATTATGCATCGGTGCGCACAGGTTTGTCTCCCGACTATTTCTGGCCGGTGATGCGGATCTTCCATAAATCGTCACGCGCCGTTCTGTCGGCAACGCCGCGTTTGAGTGCGGAACTGGAAAGCCGGGGTATCCCGCACACCCGTCCGTGGACCCGCGGCATCGATACGGAGATTTTCAAGCCCGGCCTTGCTCCGCATCCGGCGCTTGCAGCATTGCCCAAGCCCATATTGCTCTCCGTCGGGCGCGTGGCGATCGAGAAGAATCTGGAGAGTTTCCTCGGTGCGGCGGTTGCGGGGACCAAAGTGGTCGTGGGCGATGGCCCGGCGCTCGAAGAATTGAAACGGCGCTACCCCGATGCTTTGTTCATGGGCAGCTTGAACGGCACCGAACTCGCGCAGGCTTATGCCGCTGCTGACGTTTTCGTCTTCCCGAGCAAAACCGACACGTTCGGACTGGTCATGATCGAGGCACTGGCCTGTGGCGTCCCTGTCGCAGGCTATCCGGTGCCCGGTCCTCTGGACATCATCGGGGCAGAGGGCCTGGGACCATTTGATGAACTGACGGCACCCGTCGGGTCGGTATCGGAATCCTTGTCATTTGCGATAACCCAGGCGTTGAGTTGCAGCCGAATAGCCGCAGCCCGATATGGCGCCCAATTTACATGGGATCGTGCCGCAGACCAGTTTCTGGCCGCCCTCTATGCGGCGCGCGAAAGGGCTCTTGAACTCGCTTAA